In the genome of Cryptomeria japonica chromosome 8, Sugi_1.0, whole genome shotgun sequence, one region contains:
- the LOC131078456 gene encoding zeatin O-xylosyltransferase gives MGADGSGERMQVVVVPLPAQGHLNEMLQFSRVIAGRGASVSFVTTSTHIHQARRRVEGWDLHKFDIRFEELPMPHLTDGEIDAQSTHLFPFHLIPLFEAVEDQLASHVDQLLSTICSENNSKVVIVYDSCMGWIQTVATKYSVPAYVFRPTGSYFNLWIKRVCDKAWPHINISLKRCFPERLINYLRRQRALSAPAKGCIMNTFSALESEFTHQGKEELVYDGKPVWTVGPLLPQAFFNDEWRLPLKADTECLRWLDTQAEGSVLYVSFGSLSSLSATQIRELADGLERSGQPFLWVLRISDGAHFSTEVQFGSACKFLQQGYERRLEGRGFIARNWVPQLEILFHKSTGGFLTHCGWNSTLESISAGVGMLAWPLHTDQFANSALITRELKAGVEVKEWGSAEENEVVSAEEIEKAVKRLMGSEEGMQVRKRAQELRGEARKAVGGEGSSWNDMDSLLQHFSQSFPD, from the coding sequence ATGGGTGCAGATGGAAGTGGTGAGAGAATGCAAGTGGTGGTGGTGCCACTTCCTGCACAGGGACACCTCAATGAGATGCTTCAGTTTTCCAGAGTTATCGCCGGACGAGGAGCAAGCGTATCGTTTGTGACCACTTCCACCCATATTCACCAAGCCCGTCGCCGTGTTGAGGGATGGGATCTTCACAAGTTCGATATTCGTTTCGAGGAATTGCCCATGCCTCATCTCACGGACGGAGAGATCGATGCTCAGAGTACTCATTTGTTTCCGTTCCATTTGATTCCTCTGTTTGAAGCCGTGGAGGATCAGCTAGCGTCTCATGTTGATCAGCTGCTGAGCACTATCTGTTCCGAGAACAATAGTAAAGTGGTTATCGTCTACGACTCGTGTATGGGATGGATTCAGACTGTGGCTACCAAATACTCAGTCCCTGCCTATGTCTTCAGACCCACTGGTTCTTATTTCAACCTGTGGATAAAGCGGGTATGTGACAAGGCATGGCCCCATATTAACATATCATTGAAGCGTTGCTTTCCTGAAAGGTTGATAAACTATTTGAGGCGCCAAAGAGCTCTGTCAGCGCCTGCTAAGGGATGTATCATGAACACATTCAGCGCACTGGAATCAGAATTCACTCACCAGGGAAAAGAGGAATTAGTATACGATGGGAAGCCTGTGTGGACTGTGGGTCCTCTTCTTCCGCAGGCCTTCTTCAATGACGAATGGCGGTTGCCATTGAAAGCAGACACAGAGTGCTTGAGATGGTTAGATACACAGGCTGAAGGCTCCGTTCTCTACGTTTCATTCGGCAGTTTATCTTCTCTTTCAGCCACACAGATCCGAGAATTGGCCGACGGATTGGAACGCAGCGGGCAGCCTTTCTTGTGGGTGCTCAGGATTTCTGATGGAGCCCATTTTTCGACAGAAGTGCAGTTCGGTTCGGCTTGCAAGTTTCTGCAACAAGGGTACGAGAGGCGATTGGAGGGACGGGGTTTTATTGCGAGGAATTGGGTGCCGCAGCTTGAGATCCTATTTCACAAGTCGACGGGTGGGTTTTTAACGCACTGCGGGTGGAATTCGACATTGGAGAGCATCAGCGCCGGAGTGGGCATGCTGGCATGGCCTCTGCATACGGATCAGTTTGCCAATTCGGCTCTAATCACTCGGGAGTTGAAAGCGGGCGTGGAAGTGAAAGAATGGGGAAGTGCAGAGGAAAATGAGGTGGTTAGTGCGGAGGAGATTGAGAAAGCAGTGAAACGATTGATGGGAAGTGAGGAGGGAATGCAAGTGCGAAAAAGGGCGCAGGAATTAAGAGGCGAGGCTCGAAAGGCTGTAGGCGGTGAAGGGTCTTCGTGGAATGATATGGATTCGCTTCTTCAGCACTTCTCTCAATCATTTCCTGATTAG